The following proteins are encoded in a genomic region of Hippocampus zosterae strain Florida chromosome 2, ASM2543408v3, whole genome shotgun sequence:
- the LOC127595416 gene encoding neural cell adhesion molecule L1.1-like produces MCVSMALPLPIFPFVLFPLTFLSPATLLLARGALIIPQGFSQPPVLTEPFEVMKSYTAFSHDDIILPCQASGNPPPTFRWVKDGQTFGSERTGNGTLEVSEDEALELYQGTFRCYASNTLGTAMTHTVHITVEAQPVLLKQQKLRREAYVGESMVLSCNPPPSSSPPQIHWMDKRLVHIRQSDRVIVGLNGNLYFANLLKSDSREDYMCNSHYVEARTMLCDTTVALTVLPSNNVAHGKPPHIFHPTGSHSSVLALRGQSLTLECIPKGLPTPKVEWKKKDGKLDETGGHPENHNRWLYFDSVDQSDDGEYECKASNVHGSSVHSFTVTVEAAPYWVKEPQNLRYAPGETVRLDCLAEGIPTPNITWSINGQPLSDVDEDIRRRVSGGVLRLRDVLLSDTAVYQCEAANKHGSILRNAYLHVVELPPQILSSDGVVYRITEGGTIKMSCETFGSPRPHVKWEGEEWAPLLSDPRVSLLTNGTLELSDVGPGDSGMYTCLIKNTNISINAHLEVFNKTRIVTGPQDVRALRGGKALLDCYFRKDPRLPPYQIIWRKDGQKLQESSPDDKYTIFANGTLKVTDVQSKDNAEYSCEVITELDQVTAIGSITVVARPDPPLDVTLSDVKDDTLTLSWIPGRSHNSPITEFIVEAKEEQHSQRHDGDTWRWEALKRVPADFNHLQLSLHPFCTYAFRVVAVNQLGPSEPSQPTPLHSTPPAVPHNNPTGVRSESSDSGTLAITWDEMPRRSHNGQDFQYKVLWRKAGGKTERWNHGYAKSPPFSVNNTGTYVPFEIKVQAVNALGEGPAPEAEIGHSGEDVPEEFPSDVAVRVMNRTVLVRWNEAQNVRGLLLGYKIYIKRLGPKMGRARRSPGEVRHLLEGKEDDGILERAKEDDKVVEVKGRKTTAEVTGLQLFSRYTVSVTAFNSKGESPASPAVHFSTPEGVPGPPASLLFESPTENTMLLYWTPPLQTNGILLGYMVQYQQEVKSRDSPVRMEIISDPNVTHLMLDSLDPRSYYTFQVIARTAAGDGQPITRRNATLFDGVPPTNITVIPDKTSFNLSWVPGERERNHGFHIDFLKKSAEGQWEESEIVNTSQGFYSLTGLQPGTEYHLVVMHGNYTQWESASWTLGPGPSEVSGGFATQGWLIGLISAIVLLILILIILCLVKRRKGGKYAVKDKEDKEVDSEARPMKDETFGEYRSLESDTDEKRSESQPSLCGDSKLGSDDSLAEYGDSVDIQFNEDGSFIGQYSGRAPPPAGHESSGPASPDNTAPPPPIAPSMSSVLNQPS; encoded by the exons ATGTGTGTGTCAATGGCCCTCCCCCTGCCCATTTTCCCGTTCGTCCTCTTCCCTCTGACCTTCCTCTCGCCAGCCACACTTCTGCTGGCTCGGGGAGCCCTCATCATTCCACAAGGCT TTTCGCAGCCACCTGTGCTCACGGAGCCTTTCGAGGTGATGAAATCATACACGGCCTTTTCTCATGATGACATCATTCTGCCGTGCCAGGCTTCCGGCAATCCGCCGCCCAC TTTCCGTTGGGTGAAAGATGGCCAAACGTTCGGGTCAGAGAGGACGGGAAATGGAACGCTAGAGGTCAGCGAAGATGAAGCTCTGGAGTTGTACCAGGGAACATTCCGATGTTATGCCTCCAACACACTAGGAACTGCCATGACGCACACAGTGCACATCACTGTAGAGG cccaGCCAGTTCTGCTGAAGCAGCAGAAGTTACGCCGCGAAGCTTACGTGGGCGAGAGCATGGTGTTGTCCTGCAACCCCCCGCCGAGCTCCAGCCCGCCGCAGATCCACTGGATGGATAAGA GGCTGGTGCACATCAGGCAGAGTGATAGAGTGATTGTCGGCCTCAACGGCAACTTGTACTTTGCTAATCTGCTCAAGAGCGACAGCCGAGAGGATTACATGTGCAACTCCCACTACGTTGAAGCCAGAACCATGTTGTGTGATACCACCGTTGCTCTCACTGTGCTGCCTA gtaACAACGTGGCTCATGGCAAACCGCCTCACATCTTCCACCCAACCGGTTCCCACTCGTCGGTGCTAGCGCTCCGCGGCCAAAGTCTGACCTTAGAATGCATTCCCAAAGGCCT TCCGACTCCAAAGGTGGAGTGGAAGAAGAAGGACGGCAAACTGGATGAGACCGGCGGGCATCCGGAAAACCACAACCGCTGGCTTTACTTTGACAGTGTCGACCAGAGCGACGATGGCGAGTACGAGTGCAAAGCGTCCAACGTGCATGGGTCTAGTGTGCACTCTTTCACTGTCACTGTTGAAG CGGCTCCCTACTGGGTGAAAGAGCCCCAGAACCTCCGTTATGCTCCAGGTGAAACCGTGCGACTGGACTGTCTCGCTGAAGGCATCCCGACGCCCAATATTACCTGGAGTATTAACGGTCAACCGCTATCAG ATGTGGACGAGGACATTCGCCGCAGGGTGTCGGGCGGCGTGTTGAGGCTCAGGGACGTCCTGCTGAGTGACACGGCGGTGTATCAGTGCGAGGCAGCCAATAAGCACGGCTCCATCCTGCGCAATGCCTACCTCCATGTTGTTG AGCTTCCCCCTCAAATCCTATCCTCAGACGGCGTCGTGTACCGGATAACGGAGGGCGGGACCATCAAAATGTCCTGTGAGACTTTTGGCTCGCCGCGCCCTCATGTCAAATG GGAAGGGGAGGAATGGGCCCCCTTGCTGTCAGACCCCCGTGTTTCCCTGTTGACCAACGGGACGCTGGAGTTGTCTGACGTGGGTCCCGGTGACAGCGGCATGTACACGTGCTTGATCAAAAACACCAATATCTCCATCAACGCGCACCTCGAAGTGTTCA ATAAGACAAGGATTGTGACCGGCCCGCAGGACGTGCGAGCGCTCCGAGGTGGGAAGGCCTTGCTGGACTGCTATTTCCGCAAAGATCCCCGACTGCCGCCTTACCAAATCATCTGGAGGAAAGACGGACAAAAACTGCAGGAATCATCACCGGATGACAA gTACACAATATTTGCAAATGGCACATTGAAGGTAACCGATGTCCAATCAAAAGACAATGCGGAGTATTCCTGCGAGGTGATCACGGAACTTGACCAGGTGACGGCCATCGGCTCCATCACAGTCGTGG CTCGTCCAGACCCACCTTTGGATGTGACCCTGTCTGACGTGAAAGACGACACTTTGACTCTTAGCTGGATCCCAGGTCGCTCGCACAACAGCCCCATCACAG AGTTCATTGTGGAAGCAAAGGAGGAGCAGCATTCGCAAAGACACGACGGCGACACCTGGAGGTGGGAGGCACTCAAACGAGTGCCCGCCGACTTCAACCACCTGCAGCTTAGCCTCCACCCTTTCTGCACTTACGCTTTCCGCGTCGTTGCCGTCAACCAGCTTGGCCCCAGCGAGCCCAGCCAGCCCACCCCTCTCCATAGCACACCCCCAGCAG TACCGCACAACAACCCCACTGGTGTTCGCAGTGAATCCTCCGATTCTGGAACACTGGCTATTACGTGGGAC GAGATGCCCAGGCGATCACATAACGGTCAGGACTTCCAGTACAAGGTGTTATGGAGGAAGGCAGGGGGCAAGACTGAGCGTTGGAACCACGGTTATGCCAAGTCTCCGCCCTTCTCAGTTAACAACACAGGGACGTATGTGCCTTTTGAGATCAAAGTCCAAGCCGTCAATGCACTGGGAGAAGGTCCTGCTCCGGAGGCCGAGATCGGACACTCGGGCGAAgatg TTCCCGAGGAGTTTCCCAGTGATGTGGCAGTTCGAGTGATGAACCGCACAGTCCTCGTGAGGTGGAACGAAGCCCAGAATGTCCGTGGTCTTCTTCTGGGCTACAAG ATCTACATCAAGAGACTGGGTCCAAAGATGGGACGAGCCCGGCGGTCCCCTGGGGAAgtgcgccacctgctggaaggaaaGGAGGATGACGGAATATTGGAGCGAGCAAAGGAAGATGATAAGGTGGTGGAGGTCAAAGGCAGGAAAACTACTGCGGAAGTGACGGGTCTGCAGCTCTTCTCCCGCTACACCGTTTCCGTTACTGCTTTTAACAGTAAAGGAGAGAGCCCCGCTTCCCCGGCTGTCCACTTCAGCACTCCAGAAGGAG TGCCTGGTCCTCCAGCATCGCTGCTCTTTGAGAGTCCCACCGAGAACACAATGCTTCTGTACTGGACCCCACCACTCCAAACGAATGGAATTCTCCTGGGATACATGGTGCAGTACCAACAAG AGGTGAAGAGCCGAGACAGTCCAGTGCGGATGGAAATCATCAGCGATCCCAACGTGACCCACCTTATGCTGGATTCTCTGGATCCCCGCAGCTACTACACCTTCCAGGTGATCGCTCGTACCGCCGCCGGGGATGGGCAGCCCATCACCAGGAGGAATGCGACCCTTTTTGACGGAG TTCCTCCAACAAACATCACCGTCATACCTGACAAAACGTCATTCAACCTGAGCTGGGTGCCTGGAGAACGAGAGAGGAACCATGGCTTCCATATTGATTTCCTTAAAAAGAGTG CTGAGGGGCAGTGGGAAGAGTCGGAAATAGTGAACACGTCGCAAGGCTTCTACTCGCTGACAGGTCTTCAGCCGGGAACTGAATACCACCTTGTTGTTATGCATGGGAACTATACTCAGTGGGAATCTGCAAGTTGGACCTTAGGACCAG GGCCATCGGAGGTTAGCGGTGGCTTTGCCACTCAGGGCTGGCTGATAGGGCTCATCAGTGCCATCGTGCTGCTTATCTTGATCCTGATCATCCTGTGTCTGGTCAAGCGCAGGAAAGGTGGCAAATACGCAG TGAAGGATAAGGAAGACAAAGAGGTCGACTCAGAAGCGCGGCCTATGAAGGACGAAACCTTCGGAGAGTACAG ATCTTTGGAGAG CGACACAGACGAGAAGCGTTCAGAAAGCCAGCCGTCGCTTTGTGGCGACAGTAAGCTAGGCAGCGACGACTCTCTGGCTGAGTATGGTGACAGCGTGGACATCCAATTTAACGAGGACGGTTCCTTCATCGGCCAATACAGCGGACGCGCTCCACCCCCTGCCGGTCATGAGAGCTCCGGCCCCGCCTCCCCGGACAACACGGCTCCGCCTCCTCCCATCGCACCGTCCATGTCGAGCGTCCTCAACCAACCCAgctaa